One window of Deinococcus radiotolerans genomic DNA carries:
- a CDS encoding COG1470 family protein, which translates to MPRDLTANPEFTDTITVPRDGEGIDAGDVNAPMTDLLGNDLYLRAQLADLTRTVEEMRKAAGGFVLVAPAGLTLEPGQTYAFPAAIALGRQAGYASDVTLAMLDLPAGVTATFTPAVLSGATVTSTLTLNVSAGAVAGPYNLRVQGTGADGKISQALIATQVTAQTQQPTFTISPGSTSGSIDRGAGETSEAFVFGVTRAGMFGADIQFSVVNPPAGITATFAPATVSGAAAVQPAATTLTLTAAGSLPAGTYTIQVRAVSGSIVRTQALSLTVTAAQQAGDDDYTLTVVYDAGDYRTTNGATLYINRQNGYTGPVELRVIGGVSPTEPLILVNGKIGGDTVYGNTARLIADGAGRGWTNAGVADLPDNYPLTATFGMVRGSAEIEGKTVTRYASLEWRWGNRSY; encoded by the coding sequence ATGCCTAGAGACCTGACTGCCAACCCTGAATTCACTGACACCATCACCGTCCCCCGCGACGGTGAGGGCATCGACGCCGGGGACGTGAACGCCCCCATGACCGACCTGCTGGGCAATGACCTGTACCTGCGGGCGCAACTGGCGGACCTGACCCGGACGGTCGAGGAAATGCGGAAAGCGGCGGGGGGCTTCGTGCTCGTGGCGCCCGCCGGGCTGACGCTGGAACCCGGGCAGACCTACGCGTTCCCGGCGGCCATCGCGCTGGGCCGTCAGGCGGGGTACGCGAGCGACGTGACGCTCGCCATGCTGGACCTCCCGGCGGGCGTCACCGCTACGTTCACGCCCGCCGTGCTCTCCGGCGCGACCGTCACCTCGACCCTCACGCTGAACGTCAGCGCTGGGGCCGTCGCTGGGCCGTACAACCTGCGGGTGCAGGGGACGGGCGCGGACGGGAAGATCAGCCAGGCGCTCATCGCCACGCAGGTCACCGCGCAGACCCAGCAGCCCACCTTCACGATCAGTCCGGGCAGCACGTCGGGCAGCATCGACCGGGGCGCGGGGGAGACCAGCGAGGCGTTCGTGTTCGGCGTGACCCGCGCCGGGATGTTCGGCGCGGACATCCAGTTCAGCGTCGTGAATCCCCCGGCGGGCATCACGGCCACGTTCGCCCCGGCCACGGTGTCCGGCGCGGCGGCCGTGCAGCCAGCGGCGACCACGCTGACCCTCACGGCAGCGGGGAGCCTGCCAGCGGGCACGTACACCATTCAGGTGCGGGCCGTGAGTGGCAGCATCGTGCGCACGCAGGCCCTGAGCCTCACGGTCACGGCCGCGCAGCAGGCGGGCGACGATGATTACACACTCACCGTCGTGTACGACGCGGGCGACTACCGCACGACGAACGGCGCCACTCTCTACATCAACCGCCAGAACGGGTACACCGGGCCCGTGGAACTGCGCGTGATCGGCGGGGTGTCCCCGACCGAACCGCTGATCCTCGTGAACGGCAAGATCGGCGGGGACACCGTGTACGGGAACACCGCGCGCCTCATTGCCGATGGCGCGGGCCGCGGCTGGACGAACGCCGGGGTGGCGGACCTCCCGGACAACTACCCGCTGACCGCGACGTTCGGCATGGTGCGCGGCAGCGCCGAAATCGAAGGCAAGACCGTCACGCGCTACGCGAGCCTGGAGTGGCGCTGGGGCAACAGGAGCTACTGA
- a CDS encoding SGNH/GDSL hydrolase family protein has product MTTLIQVPKPDLGRPNDSRLTQAYLDSRPELKNLTPFNPATDFDLIDAINDAFGRLHALVQYADPALYAQMVAARDQAASDHQAVQGALLGLDGITNELRQLAGVYNLGRAPQAGDPAGTYRVADTLVSWDGAAVTATSAVLATTATVTTQISTALSSRQLWERIWATVQEGGNATIIAFGDSITQGFLGSSGQISATPWPSVLQGLLRGVYGAGITVVNKGVGGNRTTELLNRFGADVLDLAPQAVIIAIGTNDQVGNGNGPRVPPAQFTENVEYMVTELTRRGIAVALATPVPFLTNEAGTRGALAYGQLLRGIAERYNCPLLDSGQLYQPTSEGRGRRLAQSLPDNVHPGTDADYRMLGAIMAHGLMAHGIATADGSRGWTDDFSRARDLTLGAAWQVTGLDAPYYAYAVGGQFICWHTNGSVRFVNNATGMAAAQRAELTHRYAGSGAGYIGPLVGATATPADPLKNGWWWTIVAGTAYLFDPQNNQFTTNVTPYALGREYTMSLERSGGRIVAQLDGVTVFDVADSGPAGLPGIAIGSADFNDHCNTALAFRAANLTPAAGGGGGTYLGSAAVSGAQTSAATAPADIAGYAVTFTTDGTRRVKISAAVNAWNGGSQGSAYARLRIDGQTSQTVRVGYVPNALCVHSLLWDAGMLPAGTYTARLQGWTVDGTQSMVVDAMTIIAEGI; this is encoded by the coding sequence ATGACGACACTGATCCAAGTCCCGAAGCCTGACCTGGGCCGCCCGAACGATTCGCGCCTCACGCAGGCGTACCTGGACTCCCGCCCTGAACTGAAGAACCTGACGCCGTTTAACCCGGCCACAGACTTCGACCTGATCGACGCCATCAATGACGCGTTCGGGCGGCTGCATGCGCTCGTGCAGTACGCCGACCCGGCGCTGTACGCGCAGATGGTGGCCGCGCGGGATCAGGCGGCCAGTGATCACCAGGCCGTCCAGGGCGCCCTGCTCGGCCTGGACGGCATCACAAATGAGCTGCGCCAGTTGGCCGGCGTGTACAACCTGGGCCGCGCCCCGCAGGCGGGCGATCCGGCCGGCACGTACCGCGTGGCGGACACGCTGGTCAGCTGGGACGGCGCGGCGGTGACGGCCACGAGCGCCGTGCTCGCCACCACCGCGACCGTCACGACTCAGATCAGCACGGCGCTCAGCAGCCGCCAACTGTGGGAGCGCATCTGGGCGACCGTTCAGGAGGGCGGGAACGCCACGATCATCGCGTTCGGGGACAGCATCACGCAGGGCTTCCTGGGCAGCAGTGGGCAGATCAGCGCAACGCCCTGGCCCAGCGTGCTCCAGGGCCTCCTGCGCGGCGTGTACGGTGCGGGCATCACCGTCGTGAACAAGGGCGTGGGCGGGAACCGCACCACGGAACTCCTGAACCGCTTCGGGGCCGACGTCCTCGACCTCGCGCCGCAGGCGGTCATCATCGCCATCGGCACGAACGATCAGGTGGGCAACGGCAACGGCCCGCGCGTCCCGCCCGCGCAGTTCACGGAGAACGTGGAGTACATGGTCACCGAACTCACCCGGCGCGGCATCGCCGTGGCGCTGGCCACGCCCGTGCCGTTCCTCACCAACGAGGCTGGGACGCGAGGCGCGCTGGCGTACGGGCAACTGCTGCGCGGCATCGCCGAGCGGTACAACTGCCCCCTGCTCGACAGCGGGCAGCTCTACCAACCGACCAGTGAGGGGCGCGGGCGGCGCCTCGCGCAGAGCCTCCCGGACAACGTGCATCCCGGCACGGACGCGGACTACCGGATGCTGGGCGCCATCATGGCGCACGGGCTCATGGCGCACGGTATTGCCACGGCGGACGGCTCACGCGGCTGGACGGATGATTTCAGCCGCGCCCGTGACCTGACCCTGGGGGCCGCGTGGCAGGTGACGGGCCTGGACGCCCCGTACTACGCCTATGCGGTGGGCGGGCAGTTCATCTGCTGGCACACCAACGGCAGCGTGCGGTTCGTGAACAACGCAACTGGCATGGCCGCCGCGCAGCGGGCCGAACTCACGCACCGGTACGCAGGCAGCGGCGCCGGTTACATCGGGCCGCTGGTGGGCGCGACAGCAACACCCGCCGACCCGCTGAAGAACGGGTGGTGGTGGACCATCGTGGCCGGCACCGCGTACCTGTTCGACCCCCAGAACAACCAGTTCACGACGAATGTCACCCCCTACGCGCTTGGCCGCGAGTACACCATGAGCCTGGAACGCAGCGGCGGACGCATCGTCGCGCAGCTGGACGGCGTGACGGTGTTCGACGTGGCGGACAGTGGCCCGGCTGGTCTGCCCGGCATCGCCATCGGCAGCGCCGATTTCAACGACCACTGCAACACCGCACTGGCCTTCCGGGCGGCCAATCTCACCCCGGCCGCTGGAGGGGGCGGTGGCACGTACCTCGGCAGTGCGGCGGTGAGTGGCGCGCAGACCAGCGCAGCGACAGCACCGGCAGACATCGCGGGGTACGCGGTCACGTTCACAACGGATGGCACCCGTCGCGTGAAAATCTCCGCTGCCGTGAACGCCTGGAACGGCGGCTCGCAGGGGTCCGCGTACGCCCGGCTGCGGATTGACGGACAGACCAGCCAAACAGTCCGCGTCGGCTACGTTCCGAACGCCCTGTGCGTCCACAGTCTGCTCTGGGACGCCGGGATGCTGCCCGCGGGGACGTACACCGCGCGCCTCCAGGGGTGGACGGTGGACGGCACTCAATCGATGGTTGTGGATGCCATGACCATCATCGCGGAGGGCATCTGA
- a CDS encoding helix-turn-helix domain-containing protein produces MNKEVVRQVKAMMKEDGITQDVLAERMQVERIYVNRMLTASTSLMPKRWRQLLDVLGLEVVIQRKQKR; encoded by the coding sequence ATGAACAAGGAAGTCGTGCGCCAGGTCAAGGCGATGATGAAAGAGGACGGCATCACGCAGGACGTGCTGGCCGAGCGCATGCAGGTCGAGCGCATCTATGTCAATCGGATGCTCACCGCCAGCACCTCACTGATGCCCAAGAGGTGGCGGCAGCTGCTGGACGTGCTGGGCCTGGAAGTCGTCATTCAACGCAAGCAAAAGCGGTAA
- a CDS encoding glycoside hydrolase family 19 protein, giving the protein MTLITPDLIRALNARHPRPDVAAAKLGAAFDRYGLSTPRVVAMAIAQLMHESGLIPQEENLSYRATRIRQVWPSRFPTLASAEAVAFNPRALGDLVYSGRMGNGPSEGFAYRGRGMIQLTGKANYQTYGRLTGFDLVGQPDLLLQYGVSALVAGAFWQSHGLNAPAERGDVLAVTRAINGGTTGLDDRERLYQRALNRVPRYGLLGTDAPLDPQRDEAHDLDTREELYTRALSALGAR; this is encoded by the coding sequence ATGACCCTGATCACCCCTGACCTGATCCGCGCCCTGAATGCCCGCCACCCGCGCCCAGACGTCGCCGCCGCGAAGCTGGGCGCCGCTTTTGACCGGTACGGACTGAGCACGCCGCGCGTGGTGGCCATGGCCATCGCGCAGCTGATGCACGAATCCGGCCTGATCCCGCAAGAGGAAAACCTGTCCTACCGGGCCACGCGCATCCGGCAGGTGTGGCCCTCACGCTTCCCCACGCTGGCCAGCGCGGAGGCCGTGGCCTTCAACCCCCGCGCGCTGGGCGACCTCGTGTACAGCGGACGCATGGGCAACGGGCCCAGCGAGGGCTTCGCGTACCGGGGCCGCGGCATGATCCAACTCACGGGCAAAGCCAACTACCAGACGTACGGCCGCCTCACGGGCTTCGACCTCGTGGGGCAGCCGGACCTGCTGCTGCAGTACGGGGTGAGCGCCCTGGTGGCCGGCGCGTTCTGGCAGAGCCACGGGCTGAATGCACCGGCTGAGCGGGGGGACGTGCTGGCCGTCACCCGCGCCATCAACGGCGGCACCACGGGCCTGGATGACCGCGAGCGCCTGTACCAGCGGGCCCTGAACCGCGTGCCCCGCTACGGGCTGCTGGGCACGGACGCCCCCCTCGACCCGCAGCGGGACGAGGCGCACGACCTGGACACGCGCGAGGAGCTGTACACCCGGGCGCTGTCCGCGCTGGGCGCACGCTAG